The Microbacter sp. GSS18 genome has a segment encoding these proteins:
- a CDS encoding helicase-associated domain-containing protein: MPSDERALATWLAAREDDALAEILAARGVSPTAAWQDFFDAADGLLDAASLDRALTAQDRQTLIAVAADEPPGDVTTRDRLTGLALLGEDGRPLGAVRERADALRASAPEAFAAQAPPPPPTASEPRQAAAAAERLFTTSGALADVLLTAHATPLTRTGAGAVSAVDRKRLIESGAVDTVDELDDLVLLAESAGLAVAVDREWTVTDAARTWLEAPTPQRWQRVAEGFRDSLPAGLRTSDGGWIAVELWSGAYPLNPDWPVRAERLMRAAARWGLIAADGSEPAWTTPLREGRVADPAPLAAMLPAEIDRVYLQADLSAIAPGPLAPALDLRLRTLARRESRAQASTYRFTADSLTAALTEGETAESIRAFLGELSLTGIPQPLEYLIESTSSRHGLVQVSADAASGRTRVDSDDLGVLDALSVDQALRPLGLVPDGAGLATRVGRDAVYWSLADARYPVVAVDADGRAEAMHRRTASGTAVSSAEPAETYAALVANLRQGHGDSGEDAWLQRELEQWVRARAEIIVTVRMPDGSERTLRMEATGLGGGRLRGRDRAADIERTLPVTSIVSVRPV; this comes from the coding sequence GTGCCCTCCGACGAGCGCGCACTCGCGACGTGGCTGGCCGCTCGCGAGGACGACGCGCTCGCCGAGATCCTCGCCGCGCGGGGCGTTTCACCCACGGCGGCGTGGCAGGACTTCTTCGATGCGGCGGACGGCCTGCTGGATGCCGCATCGCTGGACCGGGCGCTCACCGCGCAGGACCGCCAGACGCTGATCGCTGTGGCAGCGGATGAGCCTCCGGGCGACGTGACGACCCGTGATCGCCTGACCGGACTCGCGCTCCTCGGCGAGGACGGGCGGCCTCTGGGCGCCGTGCGGGAACGCGCGGATGCGCTGAGGGCATCCGCCCCCGAGGCCTTCGCCGCGCAGGCTCCTCCCCCGCCGCCCACGGCGTCGGAGCCCCGGCAGGCGGCCGCCGCCGCCGAGCGCCTCTTCACGACCTCGGGCGCGCTCGCCGATGTGCTGCTGACCGCCCACGCGACGCCGCTGACGCGGACGGGAGCCGGCGCCGTCAGCGCCGTCGACCGCAAGCGGCTGATCGAATCGGGAGCGGTGGATACGGTCGACGAGCTCGACGACCTCGTGCTGCTCGCCGAGAGCGCGGGGCTCGCGGTCGCGGTCGACCGCGAATGGACCGTCACCGACGCCGCGCGCACATGGCTCGAGGCCCCGACGCCGCAGCGCTGGCAGCGCGTCGCAGAGGGCTTCCGAGACTCCCTCCCGGCGGGCCTGCGGACATCGGACGGCGGCTGGATCGCCGTGGAGCTCTGGTCGGGCGCGTATCCGCTGAACCCCGACTGGCCGGTCCGCGCCGAGCGCCTCATGCGCGCCGCGGCGCGATGGGGGCTCATCGCCGCCGACGGCAGCGAGCCCGCATGGACGACGCCCCTGCGCGAGGGACGCGTCGCCGACCCTGCGCCCCTCGCGGCGATGCTCCCCGCGGAGATCGACCGCGTATATCTGCAGGCCGATCTCAGCGCGATCGCGCCGGGGCCCCTCGCCCCCGCGCTGGACCTCCGGCTGCGGACGCTGGCGCGACGGGAGTCCCGCGCCCAGGCCTCGACCTACCGCTTCACCGCCGATTCGCTCACGGCGGCCCTCACCGAGGGCGAGACGGCGGAGTCCATCCGCGCCTTCCTCGGCGAGCTCTCGCTCACCGGCATCCCGCAGCCGCTGGAGTATCTGATCGAATCGACGTCCTCGCGACACGGGCTGGTCCAGGTGAGCGCCGACGCCGCCTCGGGTCGCACGCGCGTGGACAGCGACGATCTCGGCGTCCTCGATGCGCTGTCGGTCGACCAGGCCCTGAGACCCCTCGGGCTGGTGCCGGACGGCGCGGGGCTCGCGACCCGCGTTGGACGGGATGCCGTCTACTGGTCCCTGGCCGACGCCCGCTACCCCGTGGTCGCGGTCGACGCCGACGGACGCGCCGAGGCGATGCACCGGCGCACCGCCAGCGGCACGGCCGTCTCATCCGCCGAGCCGGCCGAGACATACGCCGCACTCGTGGCGAACCTGCGGCAGGGCCACGGCGACTCCGGCGAGGACGCGTGGCTCCAGCGCGAGCTGGAGCAGTGGGTCCGCGCCCGGGCCGAGATCATCGTGACGGTGCGCATGCCCGACGGCAGCGAGCGCACGCTGAGGATGGAGGCCACGGGCCTCGGCGGCGGGCGCCTGCGCGGCCGCGACCGCGCCGCCGACATCGAGCGCACACTCCCGGTGACGAGCATCGTGAGCGTGCGGCCGGTCTGA
- a CDS encoding cold shock domain-containing protein, producing the protein MPTGKVRFYDEDKGFGFIATDDGQDVFLHASALPAGSAAPKQGTRVEFGVADGRKGPQALSVRFLEAPVSLAKRARKPADDMAIIVEDLVGLLDGIGADLRRGRYPSGGHAKKVAAVLRKVADELDA; encoded by the coding sequence ATGCCCACCGGCAAGGTCAGGTTCTACGACGAGGACAAGGGTTTCGGCTTCATCGCCACCGATGACGGCCAGGACGTGTTCCTGCACGCCAGCGCCCTCCCCGCCGGATCCGCTGCGCCCAAGCAGGGGACCCGCGTCGAGTTCGGCGTCGCCGACGGCCGCAAGGGACCGCAGGCCCTGTCGGTCCGTTTCCTCGAGGCGCCCGTCAGCCTCGCCAAGCGCGCTCGCAAGCCCGCCGATGACATGGCCATCATCGTGGAGGACCTCGTGGGGCTTCTCGACGGCATCGGCGCCGATCTCCGCCGCGGTCGGTACCCGAGCGGCGGCCACGCGAAGAAGGTCGCAGCGGTGCTGCGCAAGGTCGCCGATGAACTCGACGCCTGA